A DNA window from Chryseobacterium sp. MEBOG06 contains the following coding sequences:
- a CDS encoding TonB-dependent receptor domain-containing protein, with amino-acid sequence MKRILLSIVIIFGTCAAAQEKKSDTVKTKSIEGITLTKQVFKKQSDRFVYDVAASPVAKGNTTFDLLKQTPLLSSTDDKTLKIAGKNNAIIYINGRKTNMDADSLVQFLKNTPAENIQKIEVITVPGSEFQVESSDGIINIILKKKMSDGLNGNMRMSNTQNKYNASQASFSANYRKDKLGISANVSGGENIEPQTYILRNGTATTSNESKGNVDDPNKNIGGYLNIDYQINDKSNLALSYNTWTNKSDNSTVDLFNTIRTEKETKYTWSKNRENTRSYNNSLNLNYELKTDSLGSKLNLNAAYLNYRRFQNIDNQTFLSDVNMDVKKGTMQVLQSLPQIINNFSGMVDYIQKFKNDLTVSVGGNYNKTKTDNDSKNITYSYDPLLAPDPRPNHFIYDENIYGAYVTIEKKLSDKISGKVGARYEITNSLGTSDNAPTEALKKIERNYNNLLPYLSFNYAVNDKNNISYSFSSRMRRPSFWELNPVRNILTEANYTQNNPFVKASSTYNQELTYMYKNSYFLILNHSYIQDAITQVPLQGYPVSPDGKVGENPVLRYIRTNFGNKQEMSAMVGLQKSFFKQYWTTNFNIGVQHNINNGSLDTDPTTGDKFRNEKGEDIVYTNKTKSTSLLIQTNNTIRLDKKKSWFFGINYYFVDKQQIELGTLKSLMSLDLSIKKMWNDWTFAINANDILNTNIIKIEDQQDNGNYNYIHQNRYNRNVMISMTYNFGNQKVKKVRDIEGASDSIKNRTR; translated from the coding sequence ATGAAACGTATACTTTTGTCCATTGTAATCATATTCGGAACCTGCGCAGCAGCTCAGGAAAAGAAATCTGACACTGTAAAAACCAAAAGCATAGAAGGCATTACGCTTACGAAGCAGGTTTTCAAAAAGCAAAGCGACCGTTTTGTATATGATGTAGCAGCGTCTCCTGTAGCTAAAGGTAATACTACTTTTGATCTTCTAAAGCAGACTCCATTATTATCATCAACAGACGATAAAACATTAAAAATTGCAGGAAAAAATAATGCAATTATCTATATCAACGGAAGAAAAACGAATATGGATGCTGATTCTCTGGTTCAGTTTCTTAAAAATACTCCGGCAGAAAATATTCAGAAAATTGAAGTTATTACGGTTCCCGGAAGCGAGTTTCAGGTAGAATCTTCGGATGGGATCATCAATATCATTTTAAAGAAAAAGATGAGTGATGGCCTTAACGGAAATATGAGAATGTCTAATACTCAGAATAAATACAATGCAAGCCAGGCCAGCTTCTCTGCTAACTACAGAAAGGATAAACTGGGAATAAGCGCGAATGTAAGCGGCGGGGAAAATATTGAGCCACAAACTTATATTTTAAGAAACGGTACTGCAACTACCTCTAATGAATCTAAAGGTAACGTTGATGATCCGAATAAAAATATTGGCGGTTATCTGAATATCGATTATCAGATAAATGATAAAAGCAATCTTGCATTGTCCTATAATACATGGACCAATAAAAGCGATAACTCAACCGTAGATTTGTTTAATACGATCAGGACTGAAAAGGAAACAAAATATACCTGGTCCAAAAATAGAGAGAATACACGATCATACAATAATTCCCTGAATTTAAATTATGAATTAAAAACAGACTCTTTAGGCAGCAAACTGAATCTGAACGCAGCCTATCTTAACTACAGAAGGTTCCAGAATATTGACAATCAGACTTTTCTTTCAGATGTAAACATGGACGTAAAAAAAGGGACTATGCAGGTTTTACAAAGTCTCCCCCAGATCATTAATAATTTCTCCGGTATGGTGGATTATATTCAAAAGTTCAAAAATGATCTGACAGTTTCAGTAGGTGGAAATTATAATAAAACGAAAACAGATAACGATTCGAAAAATATTACTTATTCTTATGATCCTCTGTTGGCTCCTGATCCAAGGCCCAATCATTTTATCTATGATGAAAATATCTACGGTGCTTATGTAACCATAGAAAAGAAATTATCTGATAAAATTTCAGGAAAAGTTGGGGCCCGATATGAGATCACCAATAGTCTTGGAACTTCTGATAATGCACCTACGGAGGCACTTAAAAAGATTGAAAGAAATTATAATAATCTACTGCCCTATCTAAGTTTTAATTATGCTGTCAATGATAAGAACAATATCTCTTATTCCTTTTCAAGCAGAATGAGAAGGCCAAGCTTCTGGGAGCTGAATCCGGTAAGAAATATTCTGACTGAAGCCAATTATACACAAAACAACCCTTTCGTAAAGGCTTCTTCAACTTATAATCAGGAGCTTACTTATATGTACAAAAATTCATACTTCCTGATTTTAAATCATTCTTATATTCAGGATGCTATCACACAGGTTCCGTTACAGGGATATCCGGTATCGCCTGATGGTAAAGTAGGAGAAAATCCGGTATTAAGATATATCAGAACCAATTTTGGTAATAAGCAGGAAATGTCTGCAATGGTAGGTCTTCAGAAATCATTTTTCAAACAATACTGGACGACCAATTTCAATATCGGAGTCCAGCACAATATCAATAATGGAAGCCTTGACACGGATCCTACTACAGGCGATAAGTTCAGAAATGAGAAGGGGGAAGATATTGTTTATACCAATAAAACAAAATCTACCAGTCTTTTGATCCAGACCAATAATACCATTCGTCTTGATAAGAAGAAAAGCTGGTTCTTTGGGATCAATTATTACTTTGTAGACAAACAGCAGATTGAGCTTGGAACATTGAAAAGCTTAATGAGCTTAGACCTCAGCATCAAAAAGATGTGGAACGACTGGACTTTTGCGATCAATGCCAATGATATTTTAAATACCAATATCATCAAAATAGAAGATCAGCAGGATAACGGAAATTATAATTATATCCACCAAAACCGTTACAACAGAAATGTAATGATAAGCATGACCTACAACTTCGGAAACCAAAAGGTAAAAAAAGTGAGAGATATTGAAGGAGCATCTGACTCCATCAAAAACAGAACAAGATAA
- a CDS encoding M48 family metallopeptidase produces the protein MKKIIVCLIFLGAMNSINAQKINLGKAAGIVSNGAKALTFTNEDAIKLSKESVDWMDKNNTVAGPKDPYTVRLNKLFGQHKSQDGLNLNYKVYKVKDINAFACADGSVRVFSSLMDVMTDNELLAVIGHEIGHVKNQDTKDAMKSAYLKAAALDAASSASSAVATLNDSQIGKMANAFVDASHSKKQESEADTYSYDFMKANKYDVVGAYTAFKKLALLSEGSTQSSFEKMFNSHPDSEKRAQAIKKRAEKDGLWKDPGTVSLPTSKLTR, from the coding sequence ATGAAAAAAATTATAGTTTGCCTGATATTCTTAGGGGCAATGAATTCAATTAATGCACAAAAAATCAATCTTGGTAAAGCTGCAGGAATTGTTTCTAATGGTGCAAAAGCTTTAACCTTTACCAATGAAGATGCTATCAAATTATCCAAAGAATCAGTAGATTGGATGGATAAAAATAATACTGTAGCAGGCCCAAAAGACCCTTATACCGTAAGACTGAACAAATTGTTTGGACAGCATAAATCTCAGGACGGGCTGAATCTGAATTATAAAGTATATAAGGTTAAGGATATCAATGCTTTTGCCTGTGCAGACGGAAGTGTACGGGTATTTTCTTCCCTGATGGATGTGATGACGGATAATGAATTACTGGCTGTAATAGGTCATGAAATAGGACACGTTAAAAATCAGGACACCAAAGATGCGATGAAATCTGCTTATTTGAAGGCAGCTGCTTTAGACGCTGCTTCATCAGCTTCATCAGCTGTAGCTACTCTTAATGACAGTCAGATCGGAAAAATGGCTAATGCATTTGTAGATGCTTCTCACAGTAAAAAACAAGAATCAGAAGCTGATACCTATTCATATGATTTCATGAAAGCGAATAAATATGATGTAGTGGGAGCTTATACTGCCTTTAAAAAATTGGCTTTACTTTCAGAAGGAAGTACACAGTCCAGTTTTGAGAAGATGTTTAACTCCCATCCGGATAGTGAAAAAAGAGCTCAGGCGATCAAGAAAAGAGCTGAAAAAGACGGATTATGGAAAGATCCGGGAACTGTTAGCCTTCCCACTTCAAAGCTTACAAGATAA
- the nadD gene encoding nicotinate (nicotinamide) nucleotide adenylyltransferase, protein MKKVGLFFGSFNPIHIGHLILANYILENSDMDELWFIVSPQNPFKDKKSLLKDHNRLDMVQLAVKNYPNMRASNVEFSLPKPSYTIDTLTYLHEKHPDYSFSLIMGEDNLESLHKWKNSDMLIKNHHIIVYPRVFEDEKKHSEYLQHENISLIKAPVIELSATEIRTMIKEGKNVRPMLPPEVFEYLDGSNFYH, encoded by the coding sequence ATGAAAAAAGTCGGTTTATTTTTCGGATCTTTTAATCCAATCCATATTGGACATCTTATTTTGGCTAATTATATTCTGGAAAATTCTGATATGGATGAGCTTTGGTTTATAGTCAGTCCACAAAACCCTTTCAAAGACAAAAAATCTTTACTGAAAGACCACAACAGACTGGACATGGTACAGCTTGCGGTAAAGAATTACCCGAATATGAGGGCTTCCAACGTAGAATTTTCTCTACCCAAGCCAAGCTATACTATTGACACCCTCACCTATCTTCATGAAAAGCACCCAGATTATTCTTTCAGTCTTATTATGGGTGAAGATAATCTGGAAAGTCTTCACAAATGGAAGAATTCTGATATGCTTATCAAAAATCATCACATCATTGTTTATCCAAGAGTGTTCGAAGATGAGAAAAAACATTCTGAATATTTACAGCATGAAAATATTTCTCTGATAAAAGCTCCTGTCATAGAATTGTCTGCGACAGAGATCCGTACTATGATTAAAGAAGGAAAGAATGTGAGACCGATGCTTCCCCCTGAAGTTTTTGAATATCTGGACGGAAGCAATTTCTATCACTAA
- a CDS encoding DUF3817 domain-containing protein has product MNFIEKFFSKYSQEKIIKWFKQICVAEAITCFLLYGVAMIWKRYDDEGLLPTIFIIIVGNIHGLFFSLYLLFCLPVRKIFKWDDEDFVFALLAAFFPFATIWVDKKLARFDRE; this is encoded by the coding sequence ATGAACTTCATCGAAAAATTTTTCTCAAAATATTCTCAGGAAAAAATCATTAAGTGGTTTAAACAGATCTGCGTAGCAGAAGCAATTACCTGTTTTCTTTTGTACGGGGTTGCGATGATCTGGAAAAGATATGACGATGAAGGTCTTCTTCCTACTATTTTCATTATTATTGTGGGAAATATCCACGGATTATTTTTTAGTCTTTATCTCTTATTTTGTCTGCCTGTAAGAAAAATTTTTAAGTGGGATGATGAAGACTTTGTGTTCGCATTATTAGCCGCTTTTTTCCCTTTTGCAACTATTTGGGTAGATAAAAAACTAGCCCGATTCGATAGAGAATAA
- a CDS encoding alpha/beta hydrolase: protein MKKKIFLTFVFASLFFLSTACKEKKVSLGNTISFDKEENIRYGNAPEQSMDLYIPHQKSDNNRNVFIIIHGGGWRGGNKSQLTLFTLSMMQRFPDDIFVNMNYRLASTTQYAIPNQMIDIQSAIAFIERKLNYNPRLILLGNSAGGHLSMMYAYHFDADKKVKAVINIVGPSDLSDPGFATYEDYPFVEKHLIDPNILPSETSAIDFGSPVHWITKTSPPTLSYYGKTDRVIPLTQEKILDSALVNNNVMHESYEFNGGHLDWDKIPNRKFLIDQIEKFIQRIDKK, encoded by the coding sequence ATGAAAAAAAAAATATTTCTCACTTTTGTGTTTGCGAGCCTCTTTTTTCTATCCACAGCCTGTAAAGAGAAAAAGGTAAGCCTTGGCAATACTATCAGCTTTGATAAGGAAGAGAACATCCGTTATGGCAATGCTCCTGAGCAGAGTATGGACCTTTATATACCTCATCAAAAATCTGATAATAACAGAAATGTATTTATCATTATTCATGGCGGCGGCTGGCGTGGCGGAAACAAATCTCAACTCACCTTATTCACGCTTAGTATGATGCAGAGGTTTCCTGATGATATTTTTGTCAATATGAATTACAGACTGGCTTCCACTACTCAATACGCCATTCCAAATCAGATGATTGATATCCAAAGTGCCATAGCTTTTATCGAAAGGAAGCTGAATTACAACCCCCGGTTGATTCTTCTGGGAAATAGTGCGGGCGGACATCTTTCTATGATGTATGCTTATCATTTTGATGCAGATAAAAAGGTAAAAGCAGTGATCAATATTGTAGGCCCTTCTGATCTTTCAGATCCCGGCTTTGCAACATATGAAGATTATCCTTTTGTGGAAAAGCATCTGATTGATCCTAATATACTTCCTTCAGAGACCTCAGCTATTGATTTTGGAAGTCCGGTACACTGGATAACCAAAACCTCACCCCCTACTCTCTCTTATTATGGAAAAACGGACCGCGTTATCCCTCTTACACAGGAAAAAATATTAGATTCAGCGTTAGTTAATAATAATGTGATGCATGAATCATATGAGTTTAACGGAGGTCATCTGGATTGGGACAAAATTCCAAATAGAAAATTTCTGATAGACCAAATTGAAAAATTCATCCAACGTATTGATAAAAAATAA
- the recJ gene encoding single-stranded-DNA-specific exonuclease RecJ: protein MSQKWIYKPEPDEEVVDRLSSSLGFGTFESKLLVLRGIDNYQKAREFFKPNLTDIHSPFLMADMQKAVERIATAIENGEKILVYGDYDVDGTTAVALMYLYLSKIVEKKYLDYYIPDRNSEGYGISTEGIDFAKENGYSLIIALDCGIKALDMISYASSLDIDFIICDHHLPGEEIPNAIAVLDPKRSDCRYPFKELSGCGVGFKLCQGLNTIYKLPEAELFELTDLLAISIAADIVSMTGENRVLAKMGLKVLRKTRNLGLRLLIPEDKLSHFEISNIVFEIAPKINAAGRISHGKAAVELMVSDNLKHANQIVNDIMGLNDERRELDMNSTLSALNQIIESQQETKHTTIVYHPEWNKGVIGIVASRLIETYYKPTLVFTDGNNGEMVASARSVSDFDVHEALDLCSEYFLKFGGHHAAAGLSMEKSKFDAFKVKFEQIVSEKIREHQKEPSISIDTEITVDEINREFINFHRKLAPFGPHNMKPIFTLTNQKLSGYVKTMGKDNNHLKFYIKQESTGRNIECVGFKLGQFVEDFKNKNFDLAFTLEENHWKGNVTHYLNIKDVKFRD from the coding sequence ATGAGTCAAAAATGGATTTACAAGCCCGAACCCGATGAGGAAGTTGTAGACAGACTAAGTTCGTCACTTGGTTTTGGTACTTTTGAATCTAAACTTCTCGTTCTAAGAGGAATTGACAATTATCAAAAGGCCAGAGAATTCTTCAAGCCGAACCTTACCGATATACACAGCCCATTTTTAATGGCAGATATGCAAAAAGCTGTAGAGCGTATTGCTACTGCAATTGAAAATGGTGAAAAAATACTGGTTTACGGTGACTATGATGTGGACGGAACCACGGCCGTTGCTCTGATGTATCTTTATCTCAGCAAAATTGTTGAGAAAAAATATTTAGACTATTATATTCCGGACAGAAACTCCGAAGGATATGGAATTTCTACTGAAGGCATTGATTTTGCCAAAGAGAATGGTTATTCACTCATTATTGCTCTGGACTGCGGAATCAAGGCACTTGATATGATCAGCTATGCCAGTAGTCTGGATATAGATTTTATTATTTGCGACCATCATCTTCCAGGCGAAGAAATTCCAAATGCTATTGCAGTACTTGATCCTAAAAGAAGTGACTGCAGATATCCTTTTAAAGAACTTTCAGGATGTGGTGTGGGCTTTAAACTTTGCCAGGGATTAAACACGATATACAAGCTTCCTGAAGCTGAATTATTTGAGCTTACAGATCTTCTTGCGATTTCTATTGCCGCAGATATTGTTTCTATGACAGGAGAAAACAGGGTTTTGGCAAAAATGGGATTAAAGGTTCTCAGAAAGACAAGAAATCTTGGATTAAGATTACTGATTCCTGAAGATAAGCTTTCTCATTTTGAAATTTCAAATATCGTATTTGAAATAGCCCCAAAAATCAATGCTGCAGGACGGATTTCACATGGTAAAGCAGCAGTTGAACTTATGGTTTCCGACAACCTGAAACACGCGAATCAGATTGTTAATGATATCATGGGTCTCAACGATGAAAGACGTGAACTGGACATGAATTCTACGCTTTCTGCCCTGAATCAGATTATAGAGTCCCAGCAGGAAACAAAACATACTACAATTGTCTACCATCCTGAATGGAATAAGGGAGTAATCGGTATTGTTGCATCCAGACTTATTGAAACGTATTATAAACCTACGCTGGTCTTTACGGATGGAAATAATGGTGAAATGGTGGCTTCTGCAAGATCTGTTTCTGACTTTGATGTCCATGAAGCCCTTGACCTGTGCTCGGAATACTTTTTGAAATTCGGAGGACATCATGCTGCTGCCGGACTTTCAATGGAGAAAAGCAAATTTGATGCATTTAAGGTAAAGTTTGAGCAGATTGTTTCTGAAAAAATTAGGGAACATCAGAAAGAACCTTCTATATCTATTGATACTGAAATCACAGTTGACGAAATCAACAGGGAGTTTATCAATTTCCACAGAAAACTGGCCCCTTTTGGGCCCCACAATATGAAACCTATTTTCACATTGACCAATCAGAAGCTTTCCGGATATGTAAAAACAATGGGTAAAGATAACAATCACCTGAAGTTCTACATCAAACAGGAATCTACAGGACGCAATATTGAATGTGTAGGCTTCAAACTTGGACAATTTGTTGAAGATTTTAAAAATAAAAATTTCGATCTTGCATTTACGTTGGAAGAAAACCACTGGAAAGGCAATGTCACTCATTATCTCAATATTAAGGATGTGAAATTCAGGGATTAA
- a CDS encoding discoidin domain-containing protein, giving the protein MRQYFLSLAIFFGMIVGAQQKTFCNPINIDYGYTPFEVFSTQGKHRATADPVIVNFKNKLFLFSTNQEGYWYSDDMLDWKFVKRKFLRDKKYIHDLNAPAVWAMKDTLYVYGSTWEQDFPIWKSTNPTKDDWKIAVDTLKVGAWDPAFHYDEDKDKLYLYWGSSNEWPLLGTEVKTKTLQSEGFVKPILRLKPEDHGWERFGEYNDNVFLQPFVEGAWVTKHNNKYYMQYGAPATEFSGYSDGVYVSKSPLEGFEYQQHNPFSYKPGGFARGAGHGATFEDNYKNWWHVSTIFISTKNNFERRLGIWPAGFDKDDVMYCNTAYGDYPTYLPQYAQGKDFAKGLFAGWMLLNYNKPVQVSSTLGGYQPNYAVDEDIKTYWSAKTGNSGEWFQTDLGEASTINAIQINYADQDAEFMGKTLGKMHQYKIYGSNDGKKWNVIVDKSKNTKDVPHDYVELEKPVTARFLKMENLKMPTGKFALSGFRVFGKGGGEKPKKVEGFVPLRADPKKYGERRSIWMKWQQNPEADGYVIYWGKSPDKLYGSIMVYGKNEYFFTGADRTDAYYFQIEAFNASGMSEKTEIAKSE; this is encoded by the coding sequence ATGAGACAATACTTTTTATCATTAGCAATTTTTTTTGGAATGATTGTAGGAGCACAGCAGAAAACCTTCTGTAATCCAATCAACATCGATTATGGATATACACCTTTTGAAGTTTTTTCCACACAGGGAAAACATCGTGCTACAGCAGATCCGGTGATTGTCAATTTTAAAAATAAACTTTTCCTTTTCTCAACCAATCAGGAAGGATATTGGTACAGTGATGATATGCTGGACTGGAAGTTTGTAAAAAGAAAATTCCTCAGAGATAAAAAATATATCCATGACCTTAATGCTCCGGCAGTGTGGGCAATGAAAGATACATTATACGTTTACGGTTCTACCTGGGAGCAGGATTTTCCGATCTGGAAAAGTACTAACCCTACTAAGGATGACTGGAAAATAGCTGTAGATACTTTGAAAGTAGGAGCATGGGACCCGGCATTTCATTACGATGAAGATAAAGATAAACTTTACCTGTATTGGGGCTCAAGTAATGAGTGGCCATTGCTGGGAACTGAAGTGAAAACCAAAACATTGCAGTCTGAAGGCTTCGTAAAGCCAATTCTTAGGTTAAAACCAGAAGATCATGGCTGGGAGAGATTCGGGGAATATAATGACAACGTTTTTCTGCAGCCCTTTGTAGAAGGAGCATGGGTGACCAAGCACAACAATAAATATTATATGCAGTACGGAGCACCGGCTACTGAGTTTAGTGGCTATTCTGATGGGGTATATGTGAGTAAAAGCCCTTTAGAAGGATTTGAATATCAGCAGCACAATCCGTTTTCTTATAAACCGGGAGGTTTTGCAAGAGGAGCCGGGCATGGGGCCACTTTTGAAGATAATTACAAAAACTGGTGGCACGTTTCAACCATTTTTATTTCTACTAAAAATAATTTCGAAAGACGACTGGGAATCTGGCCGGCAGGGTTTGATAAAGATGATGTAATGTACTGTAATACAGCGTATGGAGACTATCCTACTTACCTTCCGCAGTATGCACAGGGAAAAGACTTTGCCAAAGGACTTTTTGCAGGATGGATGCTGCTGAATTATAACAAACCCGTTCAGGTTTCTTCTACTTTGGGAGGATATCAGCCAAACTATGCGGTGGATGAAGATATCAAAACGTACTGGAGTGCAAAAACAGGAAATTCAGGAGAATGGTTTCAGACAGATCTTGGTGAGGCGTCCACTATCAATGCTATCCAGATAAACTATGCAGATCAGGATGCTGAATTCATGGGGAAAACATTAGGGAAAATGCATCAGTATAAAATTTATGGTTCAAATGATGGGAAGAAATGGAATGTAATTGTTGATAAAAGCAAAAATACAAAAGATGTTCCCCATGATTATGTTGAACTTGAAAAGCCTGTCACTGCAAGGTTCCTTAAAATGGAAAATCTGAAAATGCCTACAGGAAAATTTGCTTTGAGTGGTTTCAGAGTCTTCGGAAAAGGAGGAGGTGAGAAACCTAAAAAAGTGGAAGGATTTGTACCTTTAAGAGCTGATCCTAAGAAGTACGGTGAAAGAAGGAGTATATGGATGAAATGGCAGCAGAATCCCGAAGCAGATGGATATGTGATCTATTGGGGAAAATCTCCGGATAAATTATATGGAAGTATTATGGTATATGGTAAAAACGAATATTTCTTTACAGGGGCAGACAGAACAGATGCTTATTATTTCCAGATTGAGGCTTTCAATGCCAGCGGAATGTCTGAAAAGACTGAAATTGCAAAATCTGAATAG
- a CDS encoding outer membrane beta-barrel family protein, with product MKTQILIAALLFSGLITAQQKKDSLKVNTIEAVNIKKQVFKKQGDRLIYDVASSPIAKGTNTFNLLKQTPMISSVDGKTLKILGKSDAVIYINNKKTNMDAEALIEMLKSTPSEDIQKIEVITVPGSEFQVESKEGVINIVMKKSKNNGYNGTLKMQNEQAYYNNPSAGASFNFRQGKWSGNSNFRTGSWTERQRYTLSNGDSTFKNESYGSNDDPNKTVGGGFNLDYEISKRQSIGFSYNMRYNKSFNSILDITNFQNGILTNRTVNNEDAQTRNHSFNLNYEIKTDSLGSKLTSNVSYLWFNRDKVSFNETFPLNNVKGNDYSALHQSVPQIINNYAANIDYLKKTSKGETWLMGISYNRTNTDNDTKQDKFEDKNFVIDTAQTNHFIYKENILGIYLNYERKLTEKLFGKIGARYEMTRSTGDIVDKTGFERNYNNLLPYLNLNYAISSDHNLSYTFSSRIRRPRFWELNPSRTYFTPTNYTQNNPFILASKFYNQELNYMYKNAFYANLSFNMVEDAAASDMLPLQGTVTAPVKDDKGNYIYDPEGNKIMQTTRFLRYIRTNYGSNRELSLTLGMNKSWFKDIWTTNYSVNLGYVTFKGAVLEDPTSRPGPDETEVVDSYIIDIKNYNMSATFNNTIRLSSKKDWFLGVNYFFASQTAMEGGMIGARQSFDITLKKIIGDWTVVAEVYDLFNQSFYSVKGVQPNGKFNNITNFNYPRLLNIGVTYNFGNQKLKKAREMKSANDAVKSRT from the coding sequence ATGAAAACTCAAATTCTCATTGCAGCCCTACTTTTCAGCGGACTGATCACAGCCCAGCAGAAAAAAGACAGCTTGAAAGTAAATACTATTGAGGCAGTCAATATCAAGAAACAGGTTTTCAAAAAACAAGGTGACCGCCTGATTTATGATGTAGCATCCTCACCTATTGCCAAGGGAACCAATACATTCAACCTTTTGAAGCAAACTCCAATGATATCCAGTGTGGATGGAAAAACATTGAAGATTCTGGGAAAATCTGATGCTGTCATCTACATCAACAATAAGAAAACAAATATGGATGCTGAGGCATTGATTGAAATGCTAAAGTCCACTCCATCAGAAGATATTCAGAAAATTGAGGTCATTACCGTTCCGGGAAGTGAATTTCAGGTAGAATCTAAGGAAGGCGTTATTAATATTGTTATGAAAAAAAGCAAAAATAACGGCTATAATGGTACTCTGAAAATGCAGAATGAACAGGCTTATTATAACAATCCTTCTGCTGGAGCGTCTTTCAACTTCAGACAGGGAAAGTGGTCGGGAAATTCTAATTTCAGAACGGGAAGCTGGACTGAAAGACAAAGATATACATTGTCTAATGGTGATTCAACTTTCAAAAATGAGTCTTATGGATCTAATGATGACCCCAACAAAACAGTAGGAGGAGGTTTCAATCTTGATTATGAAATCAGTAAGAGACAAAGTATCGGATTTTCTTATAATATGAGATACAACAAAAGTTTCAATTCTATTCTGGATATTACCAACTTCCAAAATGGGATTTTAACAAACAGAACTGTAAATAATGAAGATGCACAGACCAGAAATCATTCTTTCAATTTAAATTATGAAATAAAGACAGATTCACTGGGCAGTAAGCTTACTTCTAATGTTTCCTACTTATGGTTCAACAGGGATAAAGTAAGTTTCAACGAAACTTTTCCTTTAAACAATGTAAAAGGTAATGATTATTCTGCCCTGCATCAGTCTGTACCCCAGATTATCAACAACTATGCGGCTAATATAGATTATCTGAAAAAGACTTCCAAAGGTGAAACATGGCTGATGGGGATTAGCTACAACCGAACCAACACTGATAATGATACGAAACAGGATAAATTTGAGGATAAAAATTTTGTAATAGATACTGCTCAGACGAACCATTTCATTTATAAAGAAAATATTCTGGGAATCTACCTAAACTACGAAAGAAAGCTGACAGAAAAGTTATTCGGAAAAATCGGAGCCCGTTATGAAATGACCAGAAGCACGGGAGATATCGTAGACAAAACCGGTTTTGAAAGAAATTATAATAACCTGCTGCCGTATCTTAATTTAAATTATGCAATCAGTTCAGACCATAACCTTAGCTATACTTTCTCCAGCAGAATCCGAAGACCAAGATTTTGGGAACTGAACCCTTCCAGAACTTACTTCACGCCAACCAATTATACACAGAACAATCCTTTTATACTGGCATCCAAATTTTATAATCAGGAACTGAATTATATGTATAAAAATGCATTCTATGCCAATCTGAGTTTTAATATGGTAGAAGATGCCGCCGCTTCTGATATGCTTCCTTTACAGGGAACTGTAACTGCTCCTGTAAAAGATGATAAAGGAAATTATATATATGATCCAGAAGGGAATAAAATCATGCAAACAACAAGATTCCTGAGATATATAAGAACCAATTATGGAAGTAACAGAGAACTTAGCCTAACTCTGGGAATGAACAAATCCTGGTTCAAAGACATCTGGACAACGAACTATTCTGTGAACCTGGGGTATGTAACCTTCAAAGGGGCAGTGTTGGAAGATCCTACTTCCAGACCTGGACCGGATGAAACGGAAGTAGTAGATTCTTATATCATTGACATTAAAAACTATAATATGTCTGCTACATTTAATAACACAATCAGGCTTTCCTCTAAAAAGGACTGGTTCTTAGGTGTTAATTACTTTTTTGCAAGCCAGACAGCCATGGAAGGTGGTATGATAGGAGCCAGACAGAGTTTTGACATCACTCTCAAAAAAATTATAGGCGACTGGACGGTTGTAGCAGAAGTTTACGACTTGTTTAATCAAAGCTTTTACAGTGTTAAAGGAGTACAGCCTAACGGAAAATTTAATAATATAACCAACTTCAACTATCCAAGATTACTAAATATCGGAGTTACCTATAATTTCGGAAATCAGAAACTGAAAAAAGCAAGGGAAATGAAATCAGCTAATGACGCTGTAAAATCAAGAACCTAA